A genomic region of Chelmon rostratus isolate fCheRos1 chromosome 8, fCheRos1.pri, whole genome shotgun sequence contains the following coding sequences:
- the si:dkeyp-77h1.4 gene encoding uncharacterized protein si:dkeyp-77h1.4, with protein MATASVIAFGFLLATALSAPVKVKEDTMTLFHGEDFHIMLPSLGLEVSFRNRSAPWLANVVLMRDGIMVNSRAKLNRHLSHLIIDSVGEGDEGVYTVKNPDKPEDVRRITLVVRDCSNEQIIKYGDSYHIPLLGVTPPITLEYRPSAVEANQTSSPALVLLTITGMTREGYRDRISVSERQVTLSAVTGADEGSYTVRDAKGEIQRKVCLNVREHQNFVILPYGKRLKINLILNTSLVRLYYTPDNDPTPRLLLDKGEFTSAREELNLQDRLSMEGSLVFLDQVKGADAGQFKIIDILGFTVSSIHLEMQPYKLESLYVAIIALLGLLVFLLLVCLLSCLIKVKKRAKRAAALEKIAQNAGKEDEGEAFREVVKNITKLSEESKHSQADNTEKSQSTEVDIKGLEVSSKEVGVDNMETSDSGVGFNTALPLDTDTDAPDQISESATVTVSIAPETKPSPPSAAESKPSAPPAVEIKSSPVAETKACPAPETKKTPDQPVEAKLDVSKPADVKLSPAPSPEPGAGLSAPDPKPAPSPSPEPKPAVPKATTPTPEVSKSALTPTPEPPKPTTPEPITNGTPEPGPDSKPSPDHADIISGSAPKAAPPKTPEVELKSSGGALEATKDGTVAEDSTTTT; from the exons ATGGCGACAGCCAGTGTGATCGCATTCGGCTTTCTGCTTGCCACAG CTCTTTCTGCCCCTGTGAAAG TCAAAGAGGACACCATGACCCTGTTCCACGGTGAGGATTTCCACATCATGCTGCCCTCGCTCGGGCTGGAGGTCTCGTTTCGGAACAGGTCAGCTCCGTGGTTGGCCAATGTGGTCCTGATGCGGGACGGCATCATGGTCAACAGCCGGGCCAAGCTCAACCGCCACCTCAGCCACCTCATTATAGACTCTGTGGGCGAGGGGGACGAGGGCGTGTACACCGTGAAGAATCCAGATAAGCCAGAGGACGTCAGACGCATCACGCTTGTAGTCCGAG ATTGCTCCAACGAGCAGATCATTAAATATGGAGACAGCTACCATATTCCGCTGTTAGGGGTGACTCCTCCCATCACCCTGGAGTACAGGCCCAGTGCTGTGGAGGCCAACCAGACATCTAG TCCTGCTCTGGTGCTACTGACCATCACAGGGATGACCAGGGAGGGCTACCGGGATCGAATCAGCGTCAGCGAGCGCCAGGTCACCCTCAGTGCCGTCACGGGTGCAGATGAAGGTAGCTACACTGTCAGGGATGCCAAAGGTGAAATCCAAAGGAAAGTGTGTCTCAACGTCAGAG AGCACCAAAACTTTGTGATCCTGCCGTACGGGAAAAGATTGAAGATCAACCTGATACTCAACACCTCCTTGGTCCGCCTCTACTATACTCCGGACAATGACCCCACACCCCGTCTGCTGCTGGACAAGGGAGAATTTACAAGC GCCCGAGAGGAGCTGAATCTCCAGGACCGTCTCTCTATGGAGGGTTCATTGGTGTTTCTGGATCAGGTCAAGGGTGCAGATGCAGGCCAGTTCAAAATTATTGACATCCTGGGATTCACTGTGTCCAGCATCCACCTGGAAATGCAAC CATACAAGCTGGAGTCCCTGTATGTGGCCATCATTGCCCTGTTGGGCCTGCTGGTTTTCCTTCTGCTGGTTTGTCTGCTGTCCTGCCTCATCAAAGTGAAGAAGAGGGCCAAGAGGGCTGCTGCCCTGGAGAAGATCGCCCAGAACGCGGGCAaagaggatgagggagaggCCTTCAGAGAG GTGGTCAAGAACATCACCAAACTCAGTGAGGAGTCCAAGCATTCCCAGGCGGACAATACAGAGAAATCTCAGAGCACTGAGGTGGATATTAAA GGTCTGGAGGTTTCCTCTAAAGAGGTTGGGGTCGATAACATGGAGACCAGTGACTCCGGCGTTGGCTTTAACACTGCCCTCCCACtggacactgacactgatgcCCCTGATCAAATCTCTGAGTCTGCGACTGTAACCGTCTCTATTGCCCCTGAAACCAAACCAAGTCCACCATCTGCTGCTGAGTCCAAGCCAAGTGCTCCACCGGCTGTGGAAATTAAGTCCAGTCCAGTAGCTGAAACTAAAGCCTGCCCAGCACCCGAGACGAAGAAAACCCCTGATCAGCCCGTGGAAGCAAAGTTGGACGTGTCCAAACCAGCAGATGTTAAGCTCAGTCCAGCCCCGAGCCCTGAGCCCGGGGCTGGTCTGAGCGCACCTGATCCAAAGCCTGCACCTAGCCCAAGCCCGGAGCCTAAACCAGCCGTTCCTAAAGCCACCACTCCAACACCTGAAGTGAGTAAGAGTGCCCTGACTCCCACACCTGAGCCCCCTAAACCGACCACCCCGGAACCTATCACCAACGGTACACCTGAGCCAGGCCCGGATTCCAAACCAAGCCCAGACCACGCTGATATTATCAGTGGCTCAGCTCCAAAAGCAGCTCCCCCTAAAACCCCTGAAGTGGAGCTGAAATCCAGTGGTGGTGCACTGGAGGCCACCAAGGATGGCACTGTGGCTGAGGATTCGACCACCACCACCTGA